Proteins encoded by one window of Meleagris gallopavo isolate NT-WF06-2002-E0010 breed Aviagen turkey brand Nicholas breeding stock chromosome 2 unlocalized genomic scaffold, Turkey_5.1 Chr2_random_7180001954727, whole genome shotgun sequence:
- the LOC104915426 gene encoding olfactory receptor 14C36-like yields MPNSSSISEFLLLALADTWQLQLLHFWLLLGIYLAALLGNGLISTAVACHHRLHSPMDFFLLNLALLDLGCISTTLPKAMANALWDTRDISYAGCAAQVFFLLFFFGAEYSLLTIMSYDRYVAICKPLHYGTLMDSRACATMAAAAWATGVLYSLLHTANTFSLPLCQGNAVDQFFCEIPQILKLSCSKSYLREVGLIVSCVPLELGCFVFIVVSYVQIFRAVLRMPSEQGQHKAFSTCLPHLAVVSLFLSTGMVAYLKLPSISSPSLDLVVSFLYSVVPPALNPLIYSMRNQDLKDSLWKLMKKCISKAVNCPHFSI; encoded by the coding sequence cttctggctcttgctgggcatctacctggctgccctcctgggcaacggcctcatcagcacagccgtagcctgccaccaccgcctgcacagccccatggacttcttcctgctcaacctcgccctcctcgacctgggctgcatctccaccactctccccaaagccatggccaatgccctctgggacaccagggacatctcctatgcaggatgtgctgcacaggtcttctttttattatttttctttggtgcAGAATATTCccttctcaccatcatgtcgtatgaccgctacgttgccatctgcaagcccctgcactacgggaccctgatggacagcagagcttgtgccaccatggcagcagctgcttgggccactggggttctctattccctgctgcacactgccaacacattttcactgcctctctgccaaggcaatgctgtggatcagttcttctgtgaaattccccagatcctcaagctctcctgctcaaaATCCTATCTCAGAGAAGTTGGGCTTATTGTATCTTGTGTCCCATTGGAACttgggtgttttgttttcattgttgtgtcctatgtgcagatcttcagggccgtgctgaggatgccctctgagcagggacagcacaaagccttctccacgtgcctccctcacctggctgtggtctccctgtttctcagcactggcaTGGTTGCCTACCTGAAGCTGccctccatctcctccccatccctggacctggtggtttcatttctgtactcGGTGGTGCCTCCAGCACTGAACCCcctcatctacagcatgaggaaccagGATCTCAAAGATTCTCTGTGGAAACTGATGAAAAAGTGTATTTCAAAAGCAGTCAACTGCCCACATTTTTCTATCTAA